A region from the Azospirillum thermophilum genome encodes:
- the fdhD gene encoding formate dehydrogenase accessory sulfurtransferase FdhD, whose translation MDLTEFTIAPDPANPKLTERVQGLDQDGRAVETSVTVERPLTLYLNGQEIVTMMTIGDYPEYLAVGYLLNQNMLKPDDRITGVDVDEETDTVVVRTARKTDYEEKLKKKTLTSGCAQGTAFGDVMETFESVALNPEARLHTSWIYALSKKINLRPSLYLEAGAIHGCVLCREDRPLVYMEDVGRHNAVDKVAGYMHLHGVPAGDKIFYTTGRLTSEMVIKTVQMGIPILVSRSGFTAWGVQLARQANLTLVGRAKGKRFLALAGTGRLVFDADPAAAGDEDSRHGRKGSREND comes from the coding sequence ATGGACCTGACAGAATTCACCATAGCGCCGGATCCGGCGAACCCCAAGCTGACTGAGCGCGTCCAGGGCCTGGACCAGGACGGGCGAGCGGTCGAGACCTCCGTCACCGTCGAACGGCCGCTGACGCTCTACCTCAACGGCCAGGAGATCGTCACCATGATGACGATCGGCGACTACCCGGAGTATCTGGCGGTCGGCTACCTGCTGAACCAGAACATGCTGAAGCCGGACGACCGCATCACCGGCGTCGACGTCGACGAGGAGACCGACACCGTCGTCGTCCGCACCGCGCGGAAGACCGACTACGAGGAGAAGCTGAAGAAGAAGACGCTGACCTCCGGCTGCGCCCAGGGGACGGCCTTCGGCGACGTGATGGAGACCTTCGAGTCCGTCGCGCTGAACCCGGAGGCCCGGCTGCACACCTCCTGGATCTACGCCCTGTCGAAGAAGATCAACCTGCGGCCCAGCCTGTACCTGGAGGCCGGCGCCATCCACGGCTGCGTGCTGTGCCGGGAGGACCGGCCGCTGGTCTACATGGAGGACGTCGGCCGCCACAACGCGGTGGACAAGGTCGCCGGCTACATGCACCTGCACGGCGTCCCGGCCGGCGACAAGATCTTCTACACCACCGGGCGGCTGACCTCGGAGATGGTCATCAAGACCGTGCAGATGGGGATCCCGATCCTGGTCTCCCGCTCCGGCTTCACCGCCTGGGGCGTCCAGCTCGCCCGGCAGGCCAACCTGACGCTGGTCGGCCGCGCCAAGGGCAAGCGGTTCCTGGCGCTGGCCGGCACCGGCCGGCTGGTGTTCGACGCCGATCCCGCCGCCGCCGGCGACGAGGACAGCCGCCACGGCCGCAAGGGGAGCCGCGAGAATGACTGA
- a CDS encoding GNAT family N-acetyltransferase: MPDGSDAITVKVLTGVGLADPSEWDACAGPDNPFLCHAFLLALEESGSAVRRTGWQPSHLAAYDATGRMVGAVPAYLKSHSYGEYVFDHSWANAYERAGGSYYPKLQVAVPFTPVPGPRLLVAPGGGDRVVDALVAALEQVAGRYGVSSAHVTFPREEEWTRLGEAGWLQRIGVQYHWENRGYGSFDDFLGALNARKRKAIRKERREVAESGVRLHTLTGDDLKAEHWDAFHRFYLDTTDRKWGGGYLKRDFFERLGATMADRVVLVMCEDGGEWVAGALNLRGSDTLYGRNWGSDGSYRFLHFEACYYRALDFAIEHGLKRVEAGAQGEHKIQRGYLPVPTYSAHWIADPGFRRAIDAHLRQERALMLQEIAALAELSPYRQEGQERAA, translated from the coding sequence ATGCCGGACGGCAGCGACGCCATCACCGTGAAGGTCCTGACGGGGGTCGGGCTGGCGGATCCCAGCGAATGGGACGCCTGCGCCGGCCCCGACAACCCGTTCCTCTGCCATGCCTTCCTGCTGGCGCTGGAGGAATCGGGTTCGGCGGTGCGCCGCACCGGCTGGCAGCCGTCGCACCTCGCCGCCTATGACGCCACCGGCCGCATGGTCGGCGCGGTGCCGGCCTATCTGAAGAGCCATTCCTACGGCGAGTACGTCTTCGACCACTCCTGGGCGAACGCCTATGAGCGGGCGGGCGGCAGCTATTACCCGAAGCTCCAGGTGGCTGTTCCCTTCACGCCGGTCCCCGGGCCGCGGCTGCTGGTGGCGCCCGGCGGCGGCGACCGGGTCGTGGATGCGCTGGTCGCGGCCTTGGAGCAGGTCGCGGGACGCTATGGCGTCTCCTCCGCCCACGTCACCTTCCCGCGGGAGGAGGAGTGGACGCGGCTGGGCGAGGCCGGCTGGCTGCAGCGCATCGGCGTGCAGTACCATTGGGAGAACCGCGGCTATGGCAGTTTCGACGATTTCCTGGGCGCGCTGAACGCGCGCAAGCGCAAGGCCATCCGCAAGGAGCGGCGCGAGGTGGCGGAGAGCGGCGTCCGGCTGCACACGCTGACCGGCGACGATCTGAAGGCGGAGCATTGGGACGCCTTCCACCGCTTCTACCTCGACACCACCGACCGCAAATGGGGCGGCGGCTATCTGAAGCGCGACTTCTTCGAGCGGCTCGGCGCCACCATGGCCGACCGGGTGGTGCTGGTGATGTGCGAGGATGGCGGAGAGTGGGTGGCGGGGGCGCTGAACCTGCGGGGGAGCGACACGCTCTACGGCCGCAACTGGGGCTCCGACGGGAGCTACCGCTTCCTGCACTTCGAGGCCTGCTACTACCGCGCGCTCGACTTCGCCATCGAGCATGGGCTGAAGCGGGTGGAGGCCGGCGCCCAGGGCGAGCACAAGATCCAGCGCGGCTATCTGCCGGTGCCGACCTACAGCGCGCACTGGATCGCCGACCCCGGCTTCCGCCGCGCCATCGACGCCCACCTGCGGCAGGAGCGCGCCCTGATGCTCCAGGAGATCGCGGCGCTGGCCGAGCTGTCGCCCTACCGGCAGGAGGGGCAGGAGCGGGCGGCCTAG
- a CDS encoding RidA family protein, whose amino-acid sequence MAGRIEARLRELGIELPQAAAPVAAYVPYTISGKTLYISGQVTVWNGERKFIGKVGKEFTLEQGKEAARLCALNIIAQAREACGGDLDRVARVLRLGGFVNGGPDFHDHPQVINGASELMVEVFGDAGKHARAAVGVSSLPGNVAVEVDAVIELA is encoded by the coding sequence ATGGCTGGTCGGATCGAAGCACGGCTGAGGGAGCTGGGGATCGAACTGCCGCAGGCGGCGGCCCCCGTCGCGGCCTATGTGCCCTACACGATCTCTGGCAAGACGCTCTACATCTCGGGCCAGGTCACCGTGTGGAACGGCGAGCGCAAGTTCATCGGCAAGGTCGGCAAGGAGTTCACGCTGGAGCAGGGCAAGGAGGCCGCCCGTCTCTGCGCGCTCAACATCATCGCCCAGGCCAGGGAAGCCTGCGGCGGCGACCTCGACCGCGTCGCCCGCGTGCTGCGCCTCGGCGGCTTCGTCAACGGCGGGCCGGATTTCCACGACCACCCGCAGGTGATCAACGGCGCGTCGGAACTGATGGTCGAGGTGTTCGGCGATGCCGGCAAGCATGCCCGCGCCGCCGTCGGCGTCTCCTCTCTGCCGGGCAACGTCGCGGTCGAGGTCGACGCGGTGATCGAGCTGGCGTAA
- a CDS encoding 4Fe-4S dicluster domain-containing protein, which produces MKIDGRTVLVCDCAHSMTLDGAALARACGAGGDAVVHSQLCRAQLDRFEAAVKEAAGPVLVACTQEAPLFSEIAAEVAPDAALSFANIREKAGWSDEGAQSLPKIAALLAEAALPVPPAGALTVKSEGVCLVYGTDERAIEAGRKLAGRLDVTVLLTNPKDVAPPRQMDVALFRGTIRTARGSIGRFEIVVDDYAPAQPSSRGTLRFEAARNGASSRCDLILDLTGGTPLFHAHGRRDGYLRPDPDSPARVAEALLEIADLVGEFEKPRFVDFRAELCAHSRSRKTGCTRCLDVCPTGAVTPNGDTVQIDPHVCAGCGSCAAVCPTGAATYALPPMQSVYDRLRTLLSTYAGAGGEAPVLLVHDPRHGEEMISLIGRHGRGLPARVLPFAVNEVSQLGIDLFAAALAYGAESVQVLTGPANVGETAGLATQIGLAETALSGLGYGSGRVSVIDTADPDAVEATLWDLPRQGAAAANHFLPMGGKRAVTMLALRHLHKVAPEPVEVLPLPAGAPFGRVAVDVQGCTLCLACVGACPTGALLDNPDKPMLSFSQDACVQCGLCKSTCPEKVISLAPEIDFRDGARGARVVKEEEPFCCVSCGKPFATRSSIEKIVATLAGKHWMFATPEAANRIRMCEDCRVVDQFKGGNDPLAYGARPVPRTTDDDLRDREEARAAGLPQGVKPS; this is translated from the coding sequence ATGAAGATCGACGGGCGGACGGTGCTGGTTTGCGACTGTGCCCACAGCATGACGCTGGACGGGGCTGCGCTGGCCCGTGCCTGCGGGGCGGGCGGGGATGCGGTCGTCCACAGCCAGCTTTGCCGTGCCCAGCTCGACCGGTTCGAAGCGGCGGTGAAAGAGGCGGCAGGCCCGGTCCTGGTCGCCTGTACGCAGGAGGCCCCGCTCTTCTCCGAGATCGCGGCGGAGGTGGCGCCGGACGCCGCCCTGTCCTTCGCCAACATCCGCGAGAAGGCCGGCTGGTCGGACGAGGGCGCGCAGTCGCTTCCCAAGATCGCCGCCCTGCTGGCGGAGGCCGCCCTGCCCGTTCCGCCGGCCGGCGCCCTGACGGTGAAGTCGGAGGGCGTCTGCCTGGTCTACGGCACCGACGAGCGGGCGATCGAGGCCGGACGGAAGCTGGCGGGCAGGCTCGACGTCACCGTGCTGCTGACCAACCCGAAGGACGTCGCCCCGCCGCGCCAGATGGACGTCGCCCTGTTCAGGGGCACCATCCGGACGGCCCGCGGCTCCATCGGCCGGTTCGAGATCGTGGTGGACGACTATGCGCCCGCCCAGCCGTCCTCGCGCGGCACCCTGCGCTTCGAGGCGGCCCGCAACGGCGCCTCCTCGCGCTGCGACCTGATCCTCGACCTCACCGGCGGGACGCCGCTGTTCCACGCCCACGGCCGGCGCGACGGCTATCTGCGCCCCGATCCCGACAGCCCGGCCCGCGTCGCCGAGGCGCTGCTGGAGATCGCCGATCTGGTGGGCGAGTTCGAGAAGCCGCGCTTCGTCGATTTCCGCGCCGAGCTCTGCGCCCACTCGCGCAGCCGCAAGACCGGCTGCACCCGCTGCCTCGACGTCTGCCCGACCGGCGCCGTGACGCCGAACGGCGACACGGTGCAGATCGACCCGCATGTCTGCGCCGGCTGCGGCTCCTGCGCCGCGGTCTGCCCGACCGGCGCCGCGACCTACGCGCTGCCGCCGATGCAGAGCGTCTACGACCGGCTGCGCACCCTGCTGTCCACCTATGCCGGGGCGGGCGGCGAGGCGCCGGTGCTGCTGGTCCACGACCCGCGCCACGGCGAGGAGATGATCTCCCTGATCGGGCGGCACGGACGGGGGCTGCCGGCCCGCGTGCTGCCCTTCGCGGTCAACGAGGTCAGCCAGCTCGGCATCGACCTCTTCGCGGCGGCGCTCGCCTATGGGGCGGAGTCGGTCCAGGTGCTGACCGGACCGGCCAACGTCGGCGAGACCGCCGGTCTGGCGACGCAGATCGGGCTGGCCGAGACGGCGCTGTCCGGACTCGGCTACGGCTCCGGCCGGGTCTCGGTGATCGACACCGCCGACCCCGACGCGGTGGAGGCGACGCTGTGGGATCTGCCGCGGCAAGGTGCCGCGGCGGCCAACCATTTCCTGCCGATGGGCGGCAAGCGGGCCGTCACCATGCTGGCGCTGCGGCACCTGCACAAGGTCGCCCCGGAACCGGTCGAGGTGCTTCCCCTGCCGGCGGGCGCGCCCTTCGGCCGGGTGGCGGTCGATGTGCAGGGCTGCACGCTCTGCCTTGCCTGCGTCGGCGCCTGCCCGACCGGGGCGCTGCTCGACAACCCCGACAAGCCGATGCTGTCCTTCTCGCAGGACGCCTGCGTGCAGTGCGGCCTGTGCAAGTCGACCTGCCCGGAGAAGGTGATCTCCCTGGCGCCCGAGATCGACTTCCGCGACGGCGCCCGCGGCGCCAGGGTGGTCAAGGAGGAGGAGCCCTTCTGCTGCGTGAGCTGCGGCAAGCCCTTCGCCACCAGGTCGTCGATCGAGAAGATCGTCGCGACGCTGGCCGGCAAGCACTGGATGTTCGCCACGCCGGAGGCGGCCAACCGCATCCGCATGTGCGAGGACTGCCGCGTCGTCGACCAGTTCAAGGGCGGCAACGACCCCCTCGCCTATGGCGCCCGGCCGGTTCCCCGCACCACCGACGACGACCTGCGCGACCGGGAGGAGGCGCGGGCGGCCGGATTGCCGCAGGGCGTGAAACCCTCTTGA
- a CDS encoding substrate-binding domain-containing protein, translated as MLRRTVLLGCMALAAVVGLSRGAMAEERFITVASTTSTEDSGLFKAILPKFTARTGIEVRVVARGTGQAIDLAKRGDADVLFVHHKPSEDKFVAEGFSAERKPVMYNDFVVVGPAADPAGVKGGKDVTAALDKIARAKAPFISRGDDSGTHKAELALWKTAGIDPAKADGGWYRSIGQGMGPTLNTAAAMGGYALADRGTWLSFRNRGPLTVLVEGDKRLFNQYGVMLVNPARFPHVKARDGQAFVDWLVSAEGQQAIAGYTIEGQSLFFPNANEPGA; from the coding sequence ATGCTGCGCCGTACCGTCCTGCTCGGCTGCATGGCCCTGGCGGCCGTCGTCGGACTGTCCCGCGGGGCGATGGCGGAGGAGCGGTTCATCACCGTCGCCTCCACCACCTCCACCGAGGATTCCGGCCTGTTCAAGGCCATCCTGCCGAAGTTCACCGCCAGGACCGGCATCGAGGTCCGCGTCGTCGCCCGCGGCACCGGCCAGGCCATCGACCTCGCCAAGCGCGGCGACGCCGACGTGCTGTTCGTCCACCACAAGCCGTCGGAGGACAAGTTCGTCGCCGAAGGCTTCTCCGCCGAGCGCAAGCCGGTGATGTACAACGACTTCGTCGTGGTCGGCCCGGCCGCCGATCCGGCGGGCGTGAAGGGCGGCAAGGACGTGACCGCCGCCCTCGACAAGATCGCCCGGGCGAAGGCTCCCTTCATCTCGCGCGGCGACGACAGCGGCACCCACAAGGCCGAGCTCGCCCTGTGGAAGACGGCGGGCATCGACCCGGCCAAGGCCGACGGCGGCTGGTACCGCTCGATCGGCCAGGGCATGGGTCCGACGCTCAACACCGCCGCCGCCATGGGCGGCTATGCGCTGGCCGACCGCGGCACCTGGCTCAGCTTCAGGAACCGCGGCCCCCTGACGGTGCTGGTCGAGGGCGACAAGCGGCTGTTCAACCAGTACGGCGTCATGCTGGTGAACCCGGCCAGGTTCCCGCACGTCAAGGCCAGGGACGGACAGGCCTTCGTCGACTGGCTGGTCTCCGCCGAGGGCCAGCAGGCCATCGCCGGCTACACCATCGAGGGGCAGTCCCTGTTCTTCCCCAACGCCAACGAGCCGGGGGCCTGA
- a CDS encoding flagellin: MAGEVTLTAAMRTNLLQLQGTQEQISKKQNILSTGNKINSALDGPTAFFAAKSLTQRAGDLSSLKDAMGQSISTIKAADKGLTSIDTMIDQAKGLTTAAYAALGTDAGSVATRKALAAQFNTLKEQIDKLAGDSGYAGKNLIAGNGLRLDTTNTSRAGVNTIQGIENARVTNVIATDTYSIRLKGDGAITGAAADINSAEMAHGLTGLKLSGTMSTSFGSFSDVQIEVRGATGRERSFIVSDGKESRTISYFDNNQTISANLTRAATSGVAQISKVTVGGTIEAGDIFSITVEGQTFSYTATSTDVAVGQTAKQNIATQLQASISSALGAGGRLSGKDVATVSVGSAGTVTLTGAQTTGVAREMTVSATTTNALTKRISESFASGTVVSFTVDRTLLEAAVNGGNGISTIEKKVNIQLTATNLNGSQVTRDGMAARGEGKLSDGEQALAFDTGTVRVKVDQNTIKRAASANSAANLVTVQVADANTSNDLTVQLNERNTNAIKVSALNLTTSGQGLRLDYAQNDWTDRNDIDKAVASIDYAKATVRSASQTLSTNLNIITTRESFTKEFSDVLTEGASKLTLADQNEEGANLLMLQTRQQLGTIALSLANQSQQSILRLF, translated from the coding sequence ATGGCCGGTGAAGTGACCCTGACCGCCGCAATGCGGACCAACCTGCTGCAGCTGCAAGGCACGCAGGAGCAGATCTCGAAGAAGCAGAACATCCTGTCGACGGGCAACAAGATCAACTCCGCCCTCGACGGTCCGACGGCCTTCTTCGCCGCCAAGAGCCTCACCCAGCGCGCCGGCGACCTGTCGTCGCTGAAGGACGCGATGGGCCAGTCGATCAGCACCATCAAGGCCGCCGACAAGGGCCTGACCTCGATCGACACCATGATCGACCAGGCCAAGGGCCTGACCACCGCCGCCTATGCCGCCCTCGGCACGGACGCCGGCTCGGTCGCCACCCGCAAGGCGCTGGCCGCCCAGTTCAACACGCTGAAGGAGCAGATCGACAAGCTGGCCGGCGACAGCGGCTATGCCGGCAAGAACCTGATCGCCGGCAACGGGCTGCGGCTCGACACCACCAACACCTCGCGCGCCGGCGTCAACACGATCCAGGGCATCGAGAACGCCCGCGTCACCAACGTCATCGCCACCGACACCTACAGCATCCGCCTCAAGGGCGACGGCGCCATCACCGGTGCGGCGGCCGACATCAACAGCGCCGAGATGGCGCACGGCCTGACCGGCCTGAAGCTGTCGGGCACCATGTCGACCAGCTTCGGCAGCTTCTCCGACGTGCAGATCGAGGTGCGCGGCGCCACCGGCCGCGAGCGCTCCTTCATCGTGTCGGACGGCAAGGAAAGCCGTACGATCTCCTACTTCGACAACAACCAGACCATCTCCGCCAACCTGACGCGCGCCGCGACCTCGGGCGTCGCGCAGATCTCGAAGGTGACGGTCGGCGGCACCATCGAAGCGGGCGACATCTTCTCGATCACGGTCGAGGGGCAGACCTTCAGCTACACCGCCACCTCCACCGACGTCGCGGTCGGCCAGACGGCCAAGCAGAACATCGCCACCCAGCTCCAGGCCTCGATCTCCTCGGCCCTGGGCGCCGGCGGCCGGCTGAGCGGCAAGGACGTCGCCACGGTGTCCGTCGGCAGCGCCGGCACGGTGACCCTGACCGGTGCGCAGACCACGGGCGTCGCCCGTGAGATGACGGTGTCGGCGACCACGACCAACGCCCTGACCAAGCGCATCTCCGAGAGCTTCGCGTCGGGCACCGTGGTGTCCTTCACGGTGGACCGGACCCTGCTGGAGGCCGCGGTCAACGGCGGCAACGGCATCTCGACCATCGAGAAGAAGGTCAACATCCAGCTCACCGCCACCAACCTGAACGGCTCGCAGGTCACCCGCGACGGCATGGCCGCCCGCGGCGAAGGCAAGCTGTCGGACGGCGAGCAGGCTCTCGCCTTCGACACCGGCACGGTGCGCGTCAAGGTCGACCAGAACACCATCAAGCGGGCGGCGTCGGCCAACTCGGCGGCGAACCTGGTGACGGTGCAGGTGGCGGACGCCAACACCTCGAACGACCTGACGGTGCAGTTGAACGAGCGCAACACCAACGCGATCAAGGTGTCGGCGCTGAACCTGACGACGAGCGGCCAGGGCCTGCGTCTGGACTATGCCCAGAACGACTGGACCGACCGCAACGACATCGACAAGGCGGTCGCCAGCATCGACTACGCCAAGGCGACGGTCCGCTCCGCCTCCCAGACGCTGTCGACCAACCTGAACATCATCACGACCCGCGAGAGCTTCACCAAGGAGTTCAGCGACGTGCTGACCGAGGGTGCCAGCAAGCTGACGCTGGCCGACCAGAACGAGGAAGGCGCGAACCTGCTGATGCTGCAGACCCGCCAGC
- the moaA gene encoding GTP 3',8-cyclase MoaA, which translates to MKSVPPSETDAAAVLPPLVDPFGRTVSYLRVSVTDRCDLRCVYCMAEDMSFLPKAEVLTLEELDRLCTAFVRLGTRRLRLTGGEPLVRRDVMRLIHALGRHVKSGDLDELTLTTNGTMLFKHAQGLAEAGVRRINVSLDTLDPHKFQAITRWGKLDKVMGGIQAAKDAGLQIKINCVALKGVNDDEIHRMVAWCGEQGFDLTFIEVMPMGEIGDSARLDQYWPLTMLRAELQTRWTLEDSDHRTGGPARYVRVAETGQRVGFITPLTHNFCESCNRVRLTCTGTLYMCLGQEDAADLRTPLRKSDDDGLLIDAVRDAIRRKPKGHDFIIDRRNHGPAVPRHMSVTGG; encoded by the coding sequence ATGAAGAGCGTTCCGCCGAGTGAGACCGATGCGGCGGCGGTGCTGCCTCCGCTCGTGGACCCGTTCGGGCGTACCGTCAGCTATCTGCGGGTGTCGGTGACCGACCGCTGCGACCTCCGCTGCGTCTACTGCATGGCGGAGGACATGAGCTTCCTTCCCAAGGCGGAAGTGCTGACGCTGGAGGAGCTGGACCGCCTGTGCACCGCCTTCGTCCGGCTGGGCACGCGCCGGCTGCGGCTGACCGGCGGCGAACCGCTGGTGCGGCGCGACGTGATGCGGCTGATCCACGCGCTCGGCCGGCACGTCAAGTCGGGCGACCTCGACGAGCTGACGCTGACCACCAACGGCACGATGCTGTTCAAGCATGCCCAGGGCCTCGCCGAGGCGGGGGTGCGGCGGATCAACGTCTCGCTCGACACGCTCGACCCCCACAAGTTCCAGGCGATCACCCGCTGGGGCAAGCTCGACAAGGTGATGGGCGGCATCCAGGCGGCCAAGGACGCCGGGCTGCAGATCAAGATCAACTGCGTCGCGCTGAAGGGCGTCAACGACGACGAGATCCACCGCATGGTCGCCTGGTGCGGCGAGCAGGGCTTCGACCTCACCTTCATCGAGGTGATGCCGATGGGCGAGATCGGCGACAGCGCCCGGCTCGACCAGTATTGGCCGCTGACCATGCTGCGCGCCGAACTGCAGACGCGCTGGACGCTGGAGGACAGCGACCACCGCACCGGCGGCCCGGCCCGCTATGTGCGGGTGGCGGAGACCGGGCAGCGCGTCGGCTTCATCACGCCGCTGACCCATAACTTCTGCGAAAGCTGCAACCGGGTCCGGCTGACCTGCACCGGCACGCTCTACATGTGCCTGGGCCAGGAGGACGCCGCCGACCTGCGCACCCCGCTGCGCAAGAGCGACGACGACGGCCTGCTGATCGACGCGGTGCGCGACGCCATCCGCCGCAAGCCCAAGGGGCATGACTTCATCATCGACCGGCGCAACCACGGGCCGGCGGTGCCGCGGCACATGAGCGTGACCGGCGGCTGA
- the mobA gene encoding molybdenum cofactor guanylyltransferase MobA: MGGGDKTLRTLGGRPILERIVGTARAQVGPLVLNANGDPARFAAFGLPVAPDVVEGYAGPLAGVLTGLEWVRANAPGCAWMASFATDAPFIPGDLVARLAAAVEREGADLACARSGGQDHPVFGLWPVRLADDLRRAMVEEGVRKVDLWTGRHRLAVAEFAADPVDPFFNTNRPEDLAEAERLLASGAVR; this comes from the coding sequence ATGGGCGGCGGCGACAAGACCCTGAGGACGCTCGGCGGGCGGCCCATCCTGGAGCGCATCGTCGGGACCGCCCGGGCGCAGGTCGGCCCGCTGGTGCTGAACGCCAACGGCGATCCCGCCCGCTTCGCCGCCTTCGGCCTGCCGGTGGCGCCCGACGTGGTGGAGGGCTATGCCGGCCCGCTCGCCGGGGTGCTGACCGGGCTGGAGTGGGTGCGGGCCAACGCCCCCGGCTGCGCCTGGATGGCGAGCTTCGCCACCGACGCCCCCTTCATCCCCGGCGACCTCGTCGCCCGCCTCGCCGCCGCCGTCGAGCGGGAGGGCGCCGACCTCGCCTGCGCACGGTCGGGCGGGCAGGACCACCCGGTGTTCGGCCTGTGGCCGGTCCGCCTCGCCGACGACCTCCGCCGCGCCATGGTGGAGGAGGGGGTGCGCAAGGTGGATCTGTGGACCGGCCGCCACCGGCTGGCGGTGGCGGAGTTCGCGGCCGACCCCGTCGACCCCTTCTTCAACACCAACCGCCCGGAGGATCTGGCGGAGGCCGAACGGCTTCTCGCCTCCGGCGCCGTCCGCTGA
- a CDS encoding ABC transporter permease, with protein MQDVSQAFVTAGHMIATLDPGLLRIIGLSLQVSLTAVFAATLIGLPLGAAVAAFRFPGRNALALLLNTMMGLPPVVVGLAVYLLLSRSGPLGVLGLLFTPAAMVVAQTVLITPIVAALARQTVEDLLVEYDDILRVMGAGPLRTLGTLLSEGRWSLVTTVLAGFGRASAEVGAVMIVGGNIENVTRVMTTAIALETSKGDLPMALGLGIVLMVLSLAVNFAATVLRDISRR; from the coding sequence ATGCAGGACGTCTCCCAAGCCTTCGTCACCGCGGGCCACATGATCGCGACCCTCGACCCGGGGCTGCTGCGCATCATCGGCCTGTCGCTGCAGGTCAGCCTGACCGCGGTGTTCGCCGCGACGTTGATCGGCCTGCCGCTGGGCGCCGCCGTCGCCGCCTTCCGCTTTCCCGGCCGCAACGCCCTGGCGCTGCTGCTCAACACCATGATGGGTCTGCCGCCGGTGGTGGTCGGGCTGGCGGTCTATCTGCTGCTGTCGCGCTCCGGCCCGCTCGGCGTGCTGGGGCTGCTCTTCACCCCGGCCGCCATGGTGGTGGCCCAGACGGTGCTGATCACCCCGATCGTCGCGGCGCTCGCCCGCCAGACGGTGGAGGACCTGCTGGTCGAGTATGACGACATCCTGCGGGTGATGGGCGCCGGACCGCTGCGCACGCTGGGCACCCTGCTGTCGGAGGGGCGCTGGAGCCTCGTCACCACCGTGCTCGCCGGCTTCGGCCGCGCCTCGGCGGAGGTCGGGGCGGTGATGATCGTCGGCGGCAACATCGAAAACGTCACCCGCGTCATGACCACCGCCATCGCGCTGGAGACCAGCAAGGGCGACCTGCCGATGGCGCTGGGGCTCGGCATCGTGCTGATGGTCCTGTCGCTCGCCGTGAACTTCGCCGCCACGGTGCTGCGCGACATTTCGCGCCGCTGA